A genome region from Brachymonas denitrificans includes the following:
- the gspI gene encoding type II secretion system minor pseudopilin GspI, whose protein sequence is MPPSSHHSRQGGPTAASSAQGGFTLIEVLVALAIVAIALVAGGQATQALVSHGQRQSDMLLAQICAENQLVAMRLSRVFPPVGDSEVACPQAGEELTVKITVMPTPNPNFRRVDAHTHKGALPLYRLSTIMGRL, encoded by the coding sequence ATGCCTCCGTCGTCCCATCACAGCCGCCAAGGCGGGCCCACTGCTGCCAGTTCGGCGCAAGGCGGCTTTACGCTGATCGAGGTGCTGGTCGCGCTGGCCATCGTGGCGATTGCGCTGGTTGCCGGCGGCCAGGCCACGCAAGCGCTGGTGAGCCATGGCCAGCGCCAGAGCGACATGCTGCTGGCGCAGATCTGTGCCGAGAACCAGTTGGTGGCCATGCGGCTGTCGAGGGTGTTTCCGCCGGTGGGCGACAGCGAAGTGGCCTGTCCCCAAGCCGGCGAGGAGCTTACCGTGAAGATCACCGTGATGCCCACGCCCAACCCCAACTTCCGCCGCGTGGATGCGCATACGCACAAGGGTGCGCTGCCGCTGTACCGGCTGTCGACCATCATGGGGCGTTTGTGA
- a CDS encoding DsrE family protein: MGYVDHAADGIAILLWAASPEQPELLHTPFFFAAAAAAMDVPVEIYCTAGSVRLLVPGVAEALQAPMHQKNIASAMREAVALGARILACTDALRAHAIDPHGLIPECTGHGGAVQFMARAANLRWRTLVF; this comes from the coding sequence ATGGGCTATGTGGATCATGCTGCCGACGGCATCGCCATCCTGCTCTGGGCCGCCAGTCCGGAGCAGCCGGAACTGCTGCACACGCCATTCTTCTTTGCCGCTGCGGCCGCAGCCATGGACGTTCCGGTAGAAATCTACTGCACGGCCGGCAGCGTGCGCCTGCTGGTGCCCGGCGTGGCGGAAGCGCTGCAGGCGCCCATGCACCAGAAGAATATCGCCAGCGCCATGCGCGAGGCAGTGGCCCTGGGTGCGCGCATCCTGGCATGCACCGACGCGCTGCGTGCCCACGCCATCGATCCGCATGGCCTGATCCCCGAATGCACTGGGCACGGCGGGGCGGTGCAGTTCATGGCGCGTGCGGCCAATCTGCGCTGGCGTACGCTGGTGTTCTGA
- the gspM gene encoding type II secretion system protein GspM, whose protein sequence is MSANAPASSRLQALQQRLQPLRTAWKGLSARERRMVLAASLALLIAASWLIAIAPALRTMRDAPAQRAMQEQQLAQMRQWQSEARTLKQQPRISPEESQRVLQELGDRLLGPGSVTLQGAQVQAQFKGVSPEAVAQWLQQARTLGRALPQQMQLERTSDGWHGTMVLRLPS, encoded by the coding sequence ATGAGTGCCAATGCCCCCGCTTCTTCGCGCCTGCAGGCCCTGCAACAGCGGTTGCAGCCGCTGCGCACCGCCTGGAAAGGACTTTCCGCACGCGAGCGCCGCATGGTGCTGGCTGCCAGCCTGGCGTTGCTGATTGCCGCAAGCTGGCTGATCGCCATCGCCCCCGCGCTGCGCACGATGCGCGATGCACCCGCACAGCGCGCCATGCAAGAACAGCAACTCGCCCAGATGCGCCAGTGGCAGAGCGAGGCCCGCACGCTCAAGCAGCAGCCGCGCATCAGCCCCGAGGAAAGCCAGCGTGTACTGCAGGAACTGGGCGACCGTCTGCTCGGCCCGGGCAGCGTGACGCTGCAGGGCGCCCAGGTGCAGGCGCAGTTCAAGGGCGTCTCGCCCGAAGCCGTGGCGCAATGGCTGCAACAGGCACGCACACTGGGACGTGCGCTGCCGCAGCAGATGCAGCTGGAACGGACATCCGATGGCTGGCACGGCACCATGGTGCTGCGCCTGCCGTCCTGA
- a CDS encoding glycine cleavage system protein H, which yields MAHCPEELHYLIEQQVWARIADGGVATIGITSLGIALAGDIYMCRPKRAGSLVKQGDSIAVVELAKSIVAVRSPVTGEVIEVNPLLEEQPELVHRQPYGDGWLVRMRLTDWEHDQQHLLHGQAVLPAMRHHAWLHRLEF from the coding sequence ATGGCGCACTGCCCGGAGGAGTTGCACTATCTGATCGAGCAGCAGGTCTGGGCGCGTATTGCGGACGGCGGCGTGGCCACGATCGGCATCACCTCGCTCGGCATCGCCCTGGCCGGCGATATCTACATGTGCCGGCCCAAGCGCGCCGGTTCCCTCGTGAAGCAGGGGGATTCGATCGCCGTGGTCGAACTGGCGAAATCCATCGTTGCCGTGCGTTCGCCCGTGACGGGTGAGGTGATCGAAGTCAATCCGCTGCTGGAAGAACAGCCCGAACTGGTGCACCGGCAGCCCTATGGCGATGGTTGGTTGGTGCGCATGCGATTGACGGATTGGGAGCACGACCAGCAGCACCTGCTGCATGGCCAAGCCGTGTTGCCCGCCATGCGCCACCATGCCTGGCTGCACCGCCTGGAGTTCTGA
- a CDS encoding PulJ/GspJ family protein: protein MRTSPARQSGFTLIELMVAIGILALVALLSWRGLDAMVRAQQGTQSRSDQIAVVQTALAQWRVDLDAMLPSAGSRQPVLDWDGQTLRVLRLASPETQTAAETGAGQAQQSLWTPATIVVAWTLRSACPRSPAETSSGEAANGAVPGSCWMRWQSPQLRTHGEQQQAWQQAASWGSGAQGEAAGSQVMLPLQAWEVLGYRDDAWGPVKGLPVGSAPAGGADGADGADGADGADGADGAGGAGGAGGAGGAGGTGGTGGTGGTGGIGGAGGAGSGTPGAAPNPVPDGLRLQLTLPGQGTGIAGSLTVDWLQPTLTRERS from the coding sequence TTGCGGACCAGCCCGGCCCGGCAGAGCGGTTTCACCCTGATCGAGCTGATGGTGGCCATCGGCATTCTGGCGCTAGTGGCCCTGCTGAGCTGGCGCGGGCTGGACGCCATGGTGCGGGCGCAGCAAGGCACGCAAAGCCGCAGCGACCAGATCGCGGTAGTGCAGACGGCGCTGGCGCAGTGGCGCGTGGATCTGGATGCCATGTTGCCCAGCGCCGGCAGCAGGCAACCGGTGCTGGACTGGGACGGGCAGACCCTGCGCGTCTTGCGGCTGGCCAGCCCCGAGACGCAGACGGCAGCAGAAACCGGCGCAGGACAGGCGCAACAATCCTTGTGGACGCCGGCGACCATCGTGGTGGCCTGGACGCTGCGCAGCGCTTGCCCGCGCAGCCCGGCGGAGACCTCCTCCGGGGAAGCTGCCAATGGTGCCGTTCCCGGCTCCTGCTGGATGCGCTGGCAATCTCCCCAGTTGCGCACCCATGGCGAACAGCAGCAGGCCTGGCAGCAGGCTGCCAGCTGGGGATCAGGCGCGCAAGGCGAGGCTGCAGGCTCGCAGGTGATGCTGCCCCTGCAGGCCTGGGAGGTGCTGGGCTATCGCGATGATGCCTGGGGGCCAGTCAAAGGCCTGCCCGTGGGCAGCGCACCAGCCGGTGGTGCTGACGGTGCTGACGGTGCTGACGGTGCTGACGGTGCTGACGGTGCTGACGGTGCTGGCGGTGCTGGCGGTGCTGGCGGTGCTGGCGGTGCTGGCGGTACTGGCGGTACTGGCGGTACTGGCGGTACTGGCGGCATTGGAGGCGCCGGTGGTGCGGGCAGCGGAACGCCGGGTGCTGCACCCAACCCTGTTCCGGACGGCCTGCGCCTGCAACTGACGCTGCCCGGCCAGGGCACCGGAATCGCCGGCAGCCTGACGGTGGACTGGCTGCAGCCTACCCTGACGCGGGAGCGCAGCTGA
- the gspN gene encoding type II secretion system protein N, with protein MAPPARRWQAPSRKRAPTRTPMGARRLHPWRWAAAGMVLGLLLVSLVWAPARWLAGAVAWATQDKVQLSKVEGTVWKGSAWLVLSGGRQSRDATTLPSRLHWKLQPRWLGADMELNSSCCTPKPVQARLRWQPGGTRVHVADSTLQLPSSLLVGLGTPWNTLQLDGTLSASTQQVQLWLGQQRVDYAGTVTATLQQASTRLSTIRPIGSYRVQLRGGKPPGSGETPAQATPAELSLETLPGSSLQLEGSGQWVGARLRFSGQAYAAPEKAAALNNLLNIIGQRSGERSLITLG; from the coding sequence ATGGCTCCTCCCGCGCGCCGCTGGCAGGCGCCCTCGCGCAAACGCGCGCCGACGCGCACGCCGATGGGTGCTCGCCGCCTGCATCCGTGGCGCTGGGCTGCCGCCGGCATGGTGCTGGGCCTGCTGCTGGTCAGCCTGGTCTGGGCACCGGCACGCTGGCTGGCCGGCGCCGTAGCTTGGGCGACACAGGACAAGGTGCAGCTCAGCAAGGTCGAGGGTACGGTCTGGAAGGGGTCGGCCTGGCTGGTTCTCTCCGGCGGCCGCCAGAGCCGCGACGCCACCACGCTGCCCAGCCGCCTGCACTGGAAGCTGCAACCGCGCTGGTTGGGTGCCGACATGGAACTCAACAGCAGCTGTTGCACCCCCAAACCCGTGCAGGCACGCCTGCGCTGGCAGCCCGGCGGCACGCGCGTGCATGTGGCTGACAGCACACTGCAACTGCCCAGCAGCCTGCTGGTCGGCCTCGGCACGCCCTGGAACACCCTGCAGCTCGACGGTACGCTCAGTGCCAGCACGCAGCAGGTGCAGCTCTGGCTCGGCCAGCAGCGCGTGGACTATGCCGGCACCGTCACGGCCACGCTGCAGCAGGCCTCCACCCGCCTCTCCACCATCCGACCCATCGGCAGCTACCGCGTGCAGCTGCGCGGTGGCAAGCCGCCGGGCAGCGGCGAAACGCCGGCACAGGCCACGCCGGCCGAACTCAGCCTGGAAACCCTGCCCGGCAGCAGTTTGCAACTCGAAGGCAGCGGCCAGTGGGTGGGCGCGCGCCTGCGTTTTTCCGGCCAAGCCTATGCCGCACCCGAAAAGGCGGCGGCCCTCAACAATCTGCTGAACATCATCGGTCAGCGCAGCGGCGAGCGCTCGCTGATCACCCTGGGATAA
- a CDS encoding prepilin-type N-terminal cleavage/methylation domain-containing protein — protein MPRRRLLSVSAQAAPRRRLRGFTLIELLVVLVIMAIATAGATLTLRDSDHTRIEREADRLAALLEAARAQSRASGIPVRWQPAGDGFVFAGLPETSTQPREWLAPTLVLSGGTAQTLRSENIELVLGPEPVLPAQTLTIAIAGKPQMRRTVATDGIRPFRPVVEGPAP, from the coding sequence ATGCCTCGCAGGCGTTTATTGTCCGTATCGGCACAAGCTGCGCCGCGTAGGCGGCTGCGCGGCTTCACCCTGATCGAATTGCTGGTGGTGCTGGTCATCATGGCGATTGCCACGGCCGGAGCCACGCTGACATTGCGTGATTCCGACCACACCCGCATCGAACGCGAGGCAGACCGGCTGGCAGCGCTGCTGGAAGCGGCGCGGGCGCAATCGCGCGCGAGCGGCATTCCGGTGCGATGGCAACCGGCGGGGGATGGTTTTGTCTTTGCCGGACTGCCCGAAACCAGCACTCAGCCCCGCGAGTGGCTGGCTCCGACGCTGGTGCTATCCGGCGGCACGGCGCAGACGCTGCGCTCGGAAAACATCGAATTGGTGCTGGGCCCGGAGCCGGTATTGCCGGCGCAGACGCTCACCATCGCCATCGCCGGCAAGCCGCAGATGCGGCGCACGGTGGCCACCGATGGCATCCGGCCCTTCCGGCCGGTGGTGGAAGGGCCGGCACCATGA
- the nrdR gene encoding transcriptional regulator NrdR, protein MKCPFCGHNDTQVVETRLSEEGDTIRRRRKCGQCEKRFTTYERAEVTMPVVVKKDSRRVEYDKRKLQASFALALRKRSVSTEQVDGAISRIEEKLRTLGEREIASHQLGELVMRELKKLDKVAYIRFASVYRSFQDIDEFTALVDEVRK, encoded by the coding sequence ATGAAATGCCCTTTCTGCGGCCACAACGACACCCAGGTGGTGGAAACGCGCCTGTCCGAGGAAGGCGATACCATTCGCCGTCGCCGCAAGTGCGGCCAGTGCGAAAAGCGCTTCACCACCTATGAACGGGCCGAAGTGACCATGCCGGTGGTGGTGAAGAAGGACAGCCGTCGCGTGGAGTACGACAAGCGCAAGCTGCAGGCCTCGTTCGCGCTGGCGCTGCGCAAGCGCAGCGTGAGCACCGAGCAGGTCGATGGCGCCATCAGCCGCATCGAGGAAAAGCTGCGCACCCTGGGCGAGCGCGAAATCGCCAGCCACCAGCTGGGCGAGCTGGTGATGCGCGAACTGAAGAAGCTGGACAAGGTGGCCTATATCCGCTTTGCCAGCGTGTACCGCAGCTTCCAGGATATCGACGAGTTCACCGCGCTGGTGGATGAAGTCAGGAAATAA
- the gspG gene encoding type II secretion system major pseudopilin GspG: MSDRISRSSRQHRAQRGFTLIELMVVLVIIGVLAALVVPNVLGRADDARVTAAKTDVNNLMQALKLYKLDNQRYPSAEQGLQALVTKPAAAPVPANWKPYLDKLPTDPWGKDYQYANPGIKGEVDVMSFGADGQPGGEGSNADIGSWQ, translated from the coding sequence ATGTCTGACCGAATCTCCCGCTCCAGCCGCCAGCACCGCGCCCAACGCGGCTTTACCCTGATCGAACTGATGGTGGTGCTCGTCATCATCGGCGTGCTGGCCGCGCTGGTGGTGCCCAACGTGCTGGGCCGCGCCGACGATGCGCGCGTAACGGCCGCCAAGACCGATGTCAACAACCTGATGCAGGCGCTCAAGCTTTACAAGCTCGACAACCAGCGCTATCCCAGCGCCGAGCAGGGCCTGCAGGCGCTGGTGACCAAACCTGCTGCCGCCCCCGTGCCCGCCAACTGGAAGCCCTACCTGGACAAGCTGCCCACCGACCCCTGGGGCAAGGACTACCAGTACGCCAACCCCGGCATCAAGGGCGAAGTGGATGTGATGTCCTTCGGCGCTGACGGCCAGCCGGGCGGGGAAGGCAGCAACGCGGATATCGGCAGCTGGCAGTAA
- the gspK gene encoding type II secretion system minor pseudopilin GspK — protein MRKRLLIRQIMRRSARGPQRQRGAALLLAMLTVTLVAAFAAAAVWQQWRSTEIETAERARLQSGWILAGALDWSRLILQEDARQGGPDHLSEPWAVPLMEARLSTFLAAERNITVDASNLPDDAFLSGQIEDAQGRFNLRNLLRNGQPSEVDRQTLQRLFVNLRLPGTQAEALATQWLRAARAEQQGPGSEPGAPLLPARLQQLAWLGVAPELIRQLAPHVTILPERTSINANTASVEVLSAAAPNVAPGDVARAVAQRASKPFLDTAALQAAIPAGEGQAELGVNSKYFVIRGSLRLGSIRIDEQALVERQGLQSVMLWREKGSVFSPEQ, from the coding sequence ATGCGCAAACGCCTCCTTATCCGCCAGATCATGCGTCGCTCAGCGCGAGGCCCGCAGCGCCAGCGCGGCGCCGCCCTGCTGCTGGCCATGCTCACCGTCACGCTGGTTGCCGCCTTTGCCGCCGCGGCCGTCTGGCAGCAATGGCGCAGCACCGAAATCGAGACTGCCGAGCGCGCCCGCCTGCAGTCCGGCTGGATTCTGGCCGGCGCACTGGACTGGTCGCGCCTGATCCTGCAGGAAGACGCGCGCCAGGGCGGTCCCGATCACCTCTCGGAGCCCTGGGCTGTGCCGCTGATGGAAGCACGCCTGTCCACCTTCCTGGCCGCCGAACGCAACATCACGGTGGATGCCAGCAACCTGCCCGATGATGCCTTCCTCTCCGGCCAGATCGAGGACGCGCAGGGACGCTTCAACCTGCGCAACCTGCTGCGCAACGGCCAGCCGTCCGAGGTTGACAGGCAAACGCTGCAACGCCTGTTCGTGAACCTGCGGCTGCCGGGCACGCAGGCCGAGGCTCTGGCCACCCAGTGGCTGCGCGCCGCCCGGGCAGAACAGCAAGGCCCCGGCAGCGAGCCCGGTGCACCGCTGCTGCCGGCCCGGCTGCAGCAACTGGCCTGGCTGGGGGTGGCACCCGAACTGATCCGCCAGCTGGCACCACACGTCACCATCCTGCCCGAACGCACCAGCATCAATGCCAATACCGCCAGCGTTGAAGTGCTGAGCGCGGCGGCACCCAATGTGGCCCCGGGAGATGTCGCCCGCGCCGTGGCGCAGCGCGCCAGCAAGCCCTTCCTGGATACCGCCGCCCTGCAGGCCGCGATTCCGGCAGGCGAGGGGCAGGCCGAACTGGGTGTGAACAGCAAGTATTTCGTAATCCGCGGCAGTCTGCGCCTGGGCAGCATCCGCATCGACGAGCAAGCGCTGGTCGAGCGGCAGGGGCTGCAAAGCGTGATGCTGTGGCGTGAAAAAGGGAGTGTGTTCAGCCCCGAACAGTAA
- the gspD gene encoding type II secretion system secretin GspD, whose translation MSLSFVPPRRLRQPLARLTLAALMASTLAAPAVLAQGLVTLNFSNAEIESVARTISAITGRNVVLDSRAKGTISIQSERPVTAAQAVNQFAAALRLQGFALVESGGIYKVVPEADAKLQARVVPRGSAAMGNQVVTRVFKLRYENANNLVPALRPLISPNNTINASNAHTLVVTDYADNMQRIERMIAGMDQPVGSDVEVIPLRYGIATDMAPLVQKLLDGSGAGAAAAPGGVGGGRTTVLPEARSNALIVRAPTQAQATQARSLILRLDQPALSNHSTNGEAGNIWVVHLKNADATRIAATLRAAMAANQVNSGSGSPGMSVSVGGTQPGAAPQVQVTATSALQGSGSPSTGGPIQADPATNSLIITASEPEYRQLRAVIERLDTRRAQIYVESLIAEVSAEKAAELGVQWQSPFSQGGRVGILGSNFGKAGNILDMSAELANNNLPSAKPGINLATLATFRGTPILGVVANFLQTTGDANILSTPNLITLDNEEARIMIGQNVPFVTGQYTNNNSANGAVNPFQTIERKDVGLTLRVKPQISENGSVKMQIYHETSNVDLATIDSPRGPTTHKRSIESNVIADDGQIIVLGGLLSDEYANRQEKVPVLGDIPVLGQLFKNENRSRAKRNLMVFLRPVIVRDARDSESLTLDRYDMMRVSQLNTQPAGNIVKPYEAPVLPPVRHPESAWTPVSEPGRSAPAPLMQQTLSGDAIGWRMQPANTAATTDTPYTGADNTP comes from the coding sequence ATGTCTCTGTCTTTCGTTCCGCCCCGTCGCCTGCGCCAGCCGCTTGCCCGCCTGACGCTGGCTGCGCTGATGGCGTCCACCCTTGCCGCCCCCGCCGTGCTGGCACAGGGTCTGGTCACGCTGAATTTTTCCAACGCCGAGATCGAATCGGTGGCGCGCACCATCTCCGCCATCACCGGCCGCAACGTAGTGCTCGATTCGCGCGCCAAGGGCACCATCAGCATCCAGTCCGAGCGGCCGGTAACGGCGGCGCAGGCAGTCAACCAGTTCGCAGCGGCGTTGCGCCTGCAGGGCTTTGCGCTGGTGGAATCCGGCGGCATCTACAAGGTGGTACCCGAGGCCGATGCCAAGCTGCAGGCCCGCGTGGTGCCGCGCGGCAGTGCCGCCATGGGCAACCAGGTAGTAACGCGCGTGTTCAAGCTGCGCTACGAGAACGCCAACAACCTGGTGCCGGCGCTGCGCCCGCTGATCAGCCCCAACAACACCATCAACGCCAGCAATGCGCATACGCTGGTGGTGACGGATTACGCCGACAACATGCAGCGCATCGAGCGCATGATCGCCGGCATGGACCAACCCGTGGGCAGCGATGTGGAAGTGATTCCGCTGCGCTACGGCATCGCCACCGACATGGCGCCGCTGGTGCAGAAGCTGCTCGATGGCAGTGGCGCCGGGGCTGCCGCTGCGCCCGGCGGCGTGGGCGGCGGACGCACCACGGTGCTGCCCGAGGCACGCAGCAACGCGCTGATCGTGCGTGCGCCCACGCAGGCGCAGGCCACGCAGGCGCGCAGCCTGATCCTGCGGCTGGACCAGCCGGCCCTGAGCAACCACAGCACCAATGGCGAGGCCGGCAACATCTGGGTGGTGCACCTGAAGAACGCCGATGCCACCCGCATCGCCGCCACGCTGCGCGCGGCCATGGCAGCGAACCAGGTCAACAGCGGCTCCGGGTCGCCGGGCATGTCGGTCTCGGTCGGCGGCACGCAGCCGGGCGCCGCGCCTCAGGTGCAGGTCACGGCCACCTCGGCACTGCAGGGCAGCGGCTCGCCCTCCACCGGCGGTCCGATCCAGGCCGATCCGGCCACCAACTCGCTGATCATCACCGCCAGCGAGCCCGAATATCGCCAGCTGCGCGCCGTGATCGAGCGGCTGGATACGCGCCGCGCCCAGATCTATGTGGAAAGCCTGATCGCCGAAGTCAGCGCCGAGAAGGCGGCCGAGCTGGGCGTGCAGTGGCAGAGCCCGTTCTCGCAGGGCGGACGCGTGGGCATCCTCGGCTCCAACTTCGGCAAGGCGGGCAATATTCTGGACATGTCGGCCGAGCTGGCCAACAACAACCTGCCCAGCGCCAAGCCGGGCATCAACCTGGCGACGCTGGCCACGTTCCGCGGCACGCCCATCCTCGGGGTGGTGGCCAACTTCCTGCAGACCACGGGCGACGCCAACATTCTGTCCACGCCCAACCTGATCACGCTGGACAACGAGGAAGCGCGCATCATGATCGGCCAGAACGTGCCCTTCGTGACCGGCCAGTATACGAACAACAACAGCGCCAACGGCGCCGTCAACCCGTTCCAGACCATCGAGCGCAAGGACGTCGGCCTGACGCTGCGCGTGAAGCCGCAGATCAGCGAGAACGGCTCGGTAAAAATGCAGATCTACCACGAAACCAGCAACGTCGATCTGGCCACCATCGACTCGCCGCGCGGGCCGACCACACACAAGCGCTCCATCGAATCCAACGTCATCGCCGATGACGGGCAGATCATCGTGCTGGGCGGCCTGTTGTCGGACGAATATGCCAACCGCCAGGAAAAGGTGCCGGTACTGGGCGATATTCCGGTGCTGGGCCAGTTGTTCAAGAACGAAAACCGCAGCCGCGCCAAACGCAACCTGATGGTGTTCCTGCGCCCGGTGATCGTGCGCGATGCACGCGACAGCGAGAGCCTGACACTGGACCGATACGACATGATGCGCGTAAGCCAGCTCAACACACAGCCCGCTGGCAATATCGTCAAGCCCTACGAGGCACCGGTGCTGCCTCCGGTACGGCATCCGGAATCGGCCTGGACTCCCGTTAGCGAGCCGGGCCGCAGCGCGCCTGCACCGCTGATGCAGCAGACCCTGAGCGGCGACGCCATCGGCTGGCGCATGCAGCCAGCCAACACCGCCGCCACCACGGACACGCCCTACACCGGCGCCGACAACACCCCCTGA
- a CDS encoding type II secretion system protein N — MSALTLPSFPVAALQGLSLRERWGVRLLSLLVWLLVAGALAFWLLGSRGQGGGVSALVADTALHADDHLLARLLGYSDAPPPAESAEAAATPDGGSGRFVLQGAVANQFGTGIAVIAVDGQPGRPFRAGQEVADGWTLEAVGRRSARLQAKGGRAMELSFAAAGTGANLAGGVPPHGSSATPVQPVAPQVQVAPQPLQTLPSAQGGSLAGRFSRNAGQANATVQATVGDGASATVQATTSQGNIGATGDDDEPRRRDD, encoded by the coding sequence ATGTCTGCCTTGACCCTGCCTTCCTTTCCTGTCGCCGCGCTGCAAGGGCTGTCCCTGCGCGAGCGCTGGGGTGTCCGCCTGTTGTCACTGCTGGTCTGGTTGCTGGTGGCGGGTGCGCTGGCATTCTGGCTGCTCGGCTCGCGTGGTCAGGGCGGCGGGGTGAGCGCCCTGGTAGCAGATACCGCGCTGCATGCGGATGACCATTTGCTGGCACGGCTGCTGGGATATTCGGATGCCCCCCCGCCTGCGGAATCTGCCGAAGCTGCAGCCACCCCCGATGGCGGCAGCGGCCGCTTCGTGCTGCAGGGCGCCGTCGCCAACCAGTTCGGCACCGGCATTGCCGTGATTGCCGTGGATGGCCAGCCCGGGCGGCCGTTCCGCGCCGGGCAGGAGGTTGCCGATGGCTGGACGCTGGAGGCCGTGGGACGGCGCTCCGCACGCCTGCAGGCCAAGGGCGGGCGGGCGATGGAGCTGAGTTTTGCAGCTGCCGGAACCGGTGCCAATCTGGCAGGCGGTGTGCCGCCGCACGGATCTTCGGCCACGCCGGTGCAACCGGTCGCACCCCAGGTGCAGGTGGCACCGCAGCCGCTGCAAACACTGCCTTCCGCGCAGGGTGGCTCCCTGGCAGGCCGGTTCTCGCGCAACGCGGGACAGGCCAATGCCACGGTTCAGGCTACGGTCGGCGACGGTGCATCGGCCACGGTGCAGGCCACCACCTCCCAGGGCAACATCGGCGCCACGGGCGATGACGACGAACCGAGGCGCAGGGATGACTGA
- the gspL gene encoding type II secretion system protein GspL: MAQLLVRLRLPGAPEASFSHVLSPDGQAVDRHARSEAALLPWQDAHEVVALVPAQALSWHRVQLPKGSTANPARLRTVLEGLLEEHVLDDMAELHCALQPDAAKATGPVWVAVCHAGWLREQLDELEAAGCVASRIVPEFAPQPFGAAPAAFSEPGLDAPALPEDARVHAIAEDDGSAWWVRTGSDLEAGDDAPGVLLWPLPDPAEADLAQAEPPESVRRLAQQHPNAVLADAGIAQWAEQSLRQPVTVQHAAQRWLQASATPWNLAQLAFANRQSDRMRKQAGQLWQRFLQAPQWQAVRWGLVALVLVQLIGLNWAALQERRLLADNKQAIAKTLTDTFPHVKLVVDPPTQMQRELAVLRQRSGALAPTEMEGMLTLISRALPDAQLQALQWDGAQLRIKGLALSTEQQASLQGTLHPSRLTLSQDGNDWLIRPAP, translated from the coding sequence ATGGCCCAACTCCTTGTTCGCCTTCGCCTTCCCGGTGCTCCTGAAGCATCGTTTTCGCATGTCCTGAGTCCCGACGGCCAGGCGGTGGACAGGCACGCCCGCAGCGAGGCGGCGCTGCTGCCCTGGCAGGACGCGCACGAGGTCGTGGCACTGGTGCCGGCCCAGGCGCTGTCCTGGCACCGGGTGCAGTTACCCAAGGGCAGCACGGCCAATCCGGCCCGCCTGCGCACGGTGCTCGAAGGCCTGCTGGAAGAGCATGTGCTGGATGACATGGCCGAGTTGCACTGCGCGCTCCAACCGGATGCGGCCAAGGCGACCGGGCCTGTGTGGGTGGCGGTCTGTCATGCCGGCTGGCTGCGCGAGCAGCTGGATGAACTGGAAGCGGCGGGCTGTGTGGCCAGCCGCATCGTGCCCGAGTTTGCGCCGCAACCGTTCGGTGCGGCACCAGCCGCGTTCAGCGAACCCGGCCTGGATGCCCCCGCCCTGCCCGAGGACGCCCGCGTGCACGCCATTGCCGAGGACGACGGCAGTGCCTGGTGGGTACGCACCGGCAGCGACCTGGAAGCCGGCGACGATGCCCCCGGCGTGCTGCTCTGGCCCCTGCCCGATCCGGCCGAGGCCGATCTGGCACAGGCCGAGCCGCCCGAATCCGTCCGTCGACTGGCGCAACAGCATCCGAATGCGGTTCTGGCCGACGCCGGCATTGCGCAGTGGGCCGAACAGTCCTTGCGCCAGCCCGTCACCGTGCAGCATGCCGCGCAGCGCTGGCTGCAGGCCTCCGCCACCCCCTGGAACCTGGCGCAGCTGGCCTTCGCCAACCGCCAGTCCGACCGCATGCGCAAGCAGGCCGGCCAGCTCTGGCAGCGCTTTCTCCAGGCGCCGCAGTGGCAGGCGGTGCGCTGGGGCCTGGTTGCCCTGGTGCTGGTACAGCTGATCGGCCTGAACTGGGCCGCGCTGCAGGAGCGCCGCCTGCTGGCCGACAACAAGCAGGCCATTGCCAAAACGCTGACTGACACCTTTCCGCACGTGAAGCTGGTGGTGGATCCGCCCACGCAGATGCAGCGCGAGCTGGCCGTGCTGCGCCAGCGCAGCGGCGCACTCGCGCCCACCGAGATGGAAGGCATGCTCACGCTGATCAGCCGCGCCCTGCCCGACGCCCAGTTGCAGGCCCTGCAATGGGATGGGGCGCAGCTGCGCATCAAGGGCCTGGCTCTCTCGACCGAACAACAGGCCAGCCTGCAAGGCACGCTGCACCCTTCCCGACTCACGCTGTCGCAGGACGGCAATGACTGGCTGATCCGACCTGCCCCATGA